From Glycine soja cultivar W05 chromosome 4, ASM419377v2, whole genome shotgun sequence, the proteins below share one genomic window:
- the LOC114410593 gene encoding dolichyl-diphosphooligosaccharide--protein glycosyltransferase subunit 4A-like, producing the protein MIDDEALGVIANILSIFIFALVIAYHLVTADPKYKVI; encoded by the coding sequence ATGATTGATGATGAAGCCTTGGGAGTCATTGCCAACATTCTTAGCATCTTCATTTTTGCTTTGGTTATAGCTTATCACCTAGTCACTGCGGACCCCAAATATAAAGTCATCTAa
- the LOC114408128 gene encoding clathrin interactor EPSIN 1-like has protein sequence MVMNVLWTRLGETGKDWRYVYKALAVIEYLVAHGSERAVDDIIEHTFQISALSSFEYVEPSGKDVGLNVRKKVENIVSLLNDKDKIHEVRNKAANCDK, from the exons ATGGTCATGAATGTCCTTTGGACAAGACTGGGTGAAACTGGAAAAGATTGGCGTTATGTATACAAG GCATTAGCTGTCATAGAATATTTGGTAGCACATGGATCTGAACGTGCAGTTGATGACATTATAGAACATACTTTTCAGATCTCT GCACTTTCTAGTTTTGAATATGTCGAACCTAGTGGGAAGGATGTGGGACTCAATGTAAGGAAGAAGGTTGAAAACATTGTGTCACTTTTGAATGATAAAGATAAGATACATGAAGTCAGAAATAAAGCTGCAAACTGTGACAAGTAG